The following proteins come from a genomic window of Elgaria multicarinata webbii isolate HBS135686 ecotype San Diego chromosome 10, rElgMul1.1.pri, whole genome shotgun sequence:
- the SGCB gene encoding beta-sarcoglycan, with the protein MAVATAAAAASEQQSSNGPVKKSMREKAVERRNINKEHNSNFKAGYIPIDEDRLHKTGLRGRKGNLAICVIVLLFILAVINLIITLTIWVVIRIGPNGCDSMEFHDSGLLRFKQDSDMGIIHPLYKSTVGGRRNEDLVIVGENQPIVFQQGGTKLSVEKNKTSITSDIGMEFVDPRTQNTLFSTDYNTHEFHLPSGVKILNVQKASTERITSNATSDLNIKVDGRAIVRGNEGVFIMGKTIEFLIGGHMELKADNSIVLNGSVMVNTSRLPSTSHKDRINTEWERYKLCMCSDGTLFRLQVKGSNMGCQTSVNPCGNIY; encoded by the exons ATGGCGGTGGccacagcagcagcggcagcctcAGAACAG CAAAGCTCTAATGGTCCTGTGAAGAAATCAATGCGTGAGAAGGCTGTGGAGCGGAGGAATATTAACAAAGAGCACAACAGTAACTTCAAGGCTGGGTATATTCCAATTGATGAAGATCGTCTACACAAAACTGGTTTGCGAGGCAGGAAAGGCAACTTGGCTATTTGTGtgattgtcctcctttttattttgGCTGTCATCAATTTGATT ATCACACTCACCATCTGGGTTGTGATTCGTATCGGGCCCAATGGCTGTGACAGCATGGAATTTCATGACAGTGGCTTACTGCGATTTAAACAAGACTCTGACATGGGAATTATACATCCACTGTATAAGAGCACAGTGGGAGGTCGGCGTAATGAAGATTTGGTGATTGTTGGAGAAAACCAACCA ATTGTGTTTCAGCAAGGGGGAACAAAACTCAGTGTTGAAAAGAATAAAACTTCAATTACCAGTGATATTGGTATGGAATTTGTCGACCCACGGACTCAGAACACTTTGTTCAGCACTGATTATAATACTCATGAGTTTCACTTGCCAAGTGGCGTAAAAATTTTGAATGTCCAAAAAGCATCTACGGAGAGG ATTACCAGCAATGCTACCAGTGATCTAAATATAAAGGTTGATGGGCGTGCTATTGTCCGCGGAAATGAAGGAGTTTTCATCATGGGCAAAACCATTGAATTTCTTATAGGAGGCCATATGGAACTGAAAGCA GATAACAGCATTGTCCTCAATGGAAGTGTGATGGTCAATACATCTCGACTCCCAAGTACTTCTCACAAGGATAGAATTAACACTGAATGGGAGCGCTACAAGCTTTGCATGTGCTCTGATGGGACCCTATTCCGTCTTCAAGTTAAGGGCAGCAACATGGGTTGTCAAACCTCAGTTAATCCATGTGGTAATATATATTGA